The following are from one region of the Magallana gigas chromosome 4, xbMagGiga1.1, whole genome shotgun sequence genome:
- the LOC109620788 gene encoding uncharacterized protein gives MYLTRLIISLCLIYAVETQRQFCGEDDHYCKSDYKFKSKDFPSLSSLVMGDYKFPLRFFTEFCKSTNYKHGETGKSYDWLLKNDGFIQRLCTTTTAKELDKLVPCANNKSVRDNIIRSIADIKNIPKPTDDLTLEDARKGVCKLVTTSLKAFLKTLQSECDPSGYRAMTEVFTDMVQDPAKYKVNLLDLDSSCLIELQDILQLYR, from the exons ATGTATCTAACGAGATTAATTATTAGTCTTTGTTTAATCTACGCAG TGGAGACCCAACGACAGTTTTGTGGTGAAGACGACCACTACTGTAAAAGTGACTACAAATTCAAGAGTAAAGACTTTCCAAGCTTAAGCTCTTTGGTTATGGGAGATTACAAATTTCCACTTAGATTTTTCACTGAATTTTGCAA atCTACAAATTACAAACATGGGGAAACAGGCAAATCGTACGACTGGTTGCTTAAGAACGATGGTTTCATTCAGCGACTTTGTACGACTACCACTGCTAAGG agttAGATAAATTAGTGCCTTGTGCCAATAACAAAAGTGTCAGAGATAACATAATACGAAGCATTGCCGACATAAAAAATATTCCTAAGCCGACTGATGACTTAACCCTGGAGGATGCGCGAAAAGGAGTATGCAA GCTGGTAACAACTTCACTCAAGGCGTTTCTGAAGACCCTGCAGTCTGAATGTGACCCTAGTGGTTACAGGGCTATGACTGAAGTGTTCACAGACATGGTCCAAGACCCAGCAAAGTACAAAGTCAATCTTCTTGATCTAGACAGCAGTTGTTTAATCGAACTACAAGATATTCTTCAACTCTACAGATAG